From Erigeron canadensis isolate Cc75 chromosome 8, C_canadensis_v1, whole genome shotgun sequence, one genomic window encodes:
- the LOC122610694 gene encoding uncharacterized protein LOC122610694 — protein MAIHSSSRNCCPIPVKNSIVGVWKSIAGLNSHFAPLDVSLERVITGSVGNGASLCFWIDPWIGDSPLFLAYPELFRLERQKNCRVRDRCTGAGRFSQWEWEWTNAPSTPLELFQLQDLLSRISQVSLTDKEDSWRSTIDPDGIFSVKSIKRCIKATVHGPNCWIFPWNKLAPLKVNIFCWRLEMNRIATSDLLQNRNIVVPSSLCILCKAMNETANHLFLHCDFAEQLWGFIRSWVKLPVSNPESIKELLEYHKVLVIPHGKRELLNVIILSCWTLWKTRNDCIFSGKPPSTRQAAKNIKSNSFLWITNRSKARDINWSQWSSFSF, from the coding sequence ATGGCTATTCACTCCTCTTCTAGGAATTGTTGTCCCATTCCAGTTAAGAACAGCATTGTGGGAGTTTGGAAGTCCATTGCGGGCTTAAACTCCCACTTTGCCCCACTTGACGTTTCGTTGGAGCGTGTCATTACAGGTTCAGTTGGCAATGGAGCTTCCCTTTGCTTTTGGATTGATCCCTGGATTGGAGACTCCCCATTATTTTTAGCATACCCTGAGTTATTTAGATTAGAAAGACAAAAGAATTGTCGAGTCAGAGATAGATGCACAGGAGCTGGAAGATTTTCTCAATGGGAGTGGGAGTGGACTAATGCTCCCTCAACCCCTCTTGAACTGTTTCAATTACAAGATTTACTGTCACGAATAAGCCAAGTCTCACTTACAGATAAGGAAGATAGCTGGAGAAGCACGATTGATCCTGATGGAATTTTCTCGGTCAAATCAATTAAGAGATGCATCAAAGCTACTGTACACGGCCCCAACTGTTGGATTTTTCCGTGGAACAAACTCGCGCCTCTGAAAGTAAACATTTTCTGCTGGAGATTAGAGATGAATCGGATCGCCACTTCTGACCTGCTGCAAAACAGAAACATTGTTGTCCCTTCTTCTCTTTGCATCTTATGTAAGGCCATGAATGAAACTGCCAATCACCTTTTCCTACATTGCGATTTCGCTGAGCAATTATGGGGATTCATTCGATCATGGGTGAAGCTACCTGTATCCAATCCGGAAAGCATAAAAGAACTCCTTGAGTATCACAAAGTCCTCGTGATACCTCATGGAAAAAGAGAGCTGTTAAATGTTATCATTTTATCCTGCTGGACTTTATGGAAGACCCGGAACGACTGCATATTCTCTGGAAAGCCTCCCTCAACAAGACAAGCGGCCAAAAATATAAAGAGCAATAGCTTTCTGTGGATTACTAACCGATCAAAGGCTCGTGATATTAATTGGTCTCAATGGAGCAGCTTCTCATTCTAA
- the LOC122579550 gene encoding protein TAPETUM DETERMINANT 1-like — protein MTLTTSVTVTCLVMLAVVVYVTGTSVNSKSTTYNSLIISGLHRKLLHKHHGSESGSVAGGAGDAVVEPNRIWGDKCSTSDIVINQGPTDPLPSGIPTYTVEIMNVCTTGCDISGIHLSCGWFSSARLINPRLFRRLRYDDCLVNNGKPLLNGHTISFQYANTFRYPLSVSSVIC, from the exons ATGACTTTAACGACGTCCGTTACAGTCACGTGTTTGGTGATGCTAGCAGTTGTTGTGTACGTTACAG gtACAAGTGTTAATTCAAAGAGTACAACCTACAACAGCTTGATTATTTCTGGTCTGCATCGCAAGCTTCTTCATAAACATCATG GATCAGAATCAGGATCAGTAGCAGGAGGAGCAGGAGATGCAGTGGTGGAACCAAACCGAATATGGGGAGACAAGTGTTCAACTTCAGACATTGTCATTAACCAGGGACCCACAGACCCCCTCCCAAGTGGCATTCCTACCTACACCGTCGAAATTATGAACGTTTGCACCACCGGCTGCGACATCTCTGGCATCCACCTCAGCTGCGGTTGGTTCAGTTCCGCCAGGCTCATCAACCCACGTCTTTTTAGACGTCTCCGTTACGACGACTGCCTCGTTAACAATGGCAAACCTTTACTTAACGGCCACACCATCTCCTTTCAGTACGCTAACACCTTCCGTTACCCTCTTTCTGTTTCCTCCGTTATCTGCTAA